A stretch of the Bacillus anthracis str. Vollum genome encodes the following:
- a CDS encoding S-layer homology domain-containing protein, which translates to MREMKKLVKIATSLTLMGGIFVSANGVSANTDVTQKSSPNIMIEFDDVTTDHWAYDEITNLVYHRIMYGYGNGKFGTEDNITREQAAAVLHRALGLKRSVFDANPYGDISGKSTMFPYEILHLTNLGIFKGDENGNFRPKDTLTRAELAQILTKAYELKAKSPHTFTDIPEKHWARDAISALQSNKVAVGTGDGKFEPEMLVTRGQFAKFLQRSIDNSPGKME; encoded by the coding sequence ATGAGAGAGATGAAAAAGCTAGTAAAGATCGCGACATCACTAACTTTAATGGGGGGAATATTTGTAAGTGCAAATGGTGTGTCTGCAAATACAGATGTTACTCAAAAATCTAGTCCTAATATTATGATAGAGTTTGATGATGTAACAACAGATCATTGGGCATATGATGAAATTACAAATTTAGTATATCATCGTATTATGTATGGCTATGGAAATGGTAAGTTTGGGACAGAAGATAATATCACACGTGAACAGGCAGCGGCAGTGCTACATCGTGCACTTGGTTTAAAAAGAAGTGTTTTTGATGCGAATCCATATGGGGATATTAGCGGAAAGTCAACAATGTTTCCTTACGAAATTTTACATTTAACAAATCTTGGCATTTTTAAAGGCGACGAAAATGGAAACTTCCGTCCGAAAGATACACTGACTCGTGCAGAATTAGCACAAATTTTAACGAAAGCATATGAGTTGAAAGCGAAGAGTCCGCATACATTTACAGATATACCAGAAAAACATTGGGCAAGAGATGCAATTAGCGCATTACAGTCTAATAAAGTAGCGGTAGGAACGGGAGATGGCAAGTTCGAGCCAGAAATGCTTGTTACACGCGGGCAATTTGCGAAGTTTTTACAAAGATCAATTGATAATTCTCCAGGGAAAATGGAATAG
- a CDS encoding VOC family protein yields MFQKLECVSIHTKDIEKSVSFYKEMGMEQNWVIERELEEGAIWTLIGLKFPDEKSSELVISNHPDINCIEVEVLVEDVQQTYESLKDNKDVKWIREPFPTESGHVAVMEAPDENVFVLVGK; encoded by the coding sequence ATGTTCCAAAAACTAGAATGTGTATCTATACATACGAAGGATATAGAAAAATCCGTTTCTTTTTATAAAGAAATGGGAATGGAGCAAAACTGGGTTATAGAAAGAGAATTAGAAGAAGGGGCTATTTGGACGTTAATAGGATTGAAGTTTCCAGATGAGAAAAGTTCGGAGTTAGTAATAAGCAATCATCCGGATATTAATTGTATAGAAGTCGAAGTATTGGTAGAAGATGTGCAACAAACGTATGAAAGTTTAAAAGATAATAAAGATGTAAAATGGATTCGCGAACCATTTCCAACAGAATCAGGACACGTTGCGGTAATGGAAGCACCTGATGAGAATGTGTTTGTGTTGGTAGGAAAATAG
- a CDS encoding DMT family transporter, whose product MFNKKSMPAIKMILSMSIFGSIGFFSVQTGLPSFELVFVRCICATIFLALCWLVTGQYKTEKWNKKEVIQILACGIFLVFNWVFLFKAFEVMSITIAISVYHLAPIIVLMIGSIVFKERLTMFAVLSIVICFIGTVLVAGVDGNVSLEKLMSSGMVWALLAALFYAFTTLLGKGIRHTSAYAMTFLQTFLGIFLLLPFVDFGKFQGLTEMNWMMITATGLIHTGFVYYLFFDSLRDLSTRMISVLVFLDPAVAILLDTVFTGFRPTSMQVVGIILIFVGMAFTFRKTKGEKIVVEEKMYSEL is encoded by the coding sequence GTGTTCAATAAAAAATCAATGCCGGCTATAAAAATGATCCTTTCGATGTCTATTTTCGGATCAATTGGATTTTTTTCTGTTCAAACAGGTTTACCGTCTTTCGAATTAGTATTCGTTCGTTGTATTTGTGCGACTATATTTTTAGCATTATGTTGGCTCGTAACAGGACAGTATAAAACTGAAAAATGGAATAAAAAAGAAGTTATACAAATATTAGCATGTGGTATATTTCTCGTTTTTAACTGGGTATTTTTATTTAAAGCGTTTGAAGTTATGTCGATTACAATTGCGATTTCAGTTTACCATCTTGCACCCATTATTGTATTAATGATTGGTAGTATCGTATTTAAAGAGAGACTTACAATGTTTGCTGTCCTGTCTATTGTCATTTGTTTTATCGGTACAGTTTTAGTAGCTGGTGTAGATGGAAATGTATCGCTTGAGAAACTGATGTCATCTGGCATGGTATGGGCACTTCTTGCAGCACTATTTTATGCTTTTACCACTTTATTAGGAAAAGGAATTCGGCATACGAGCGCATATGCGATGACATTTTTACAAACGTTTTTAGGTATATTTTTATTGCTACCATTCGTAGATTTTGGCAAGTTTCAAGGATTAACAGAGATGAACTGGATGATGATTACAGCGACAGGTCTTATACATACTGGATTTGTATATTACTTATTTTTTGACAGTTTAAGAGATTTATCTACTAGAATGATTTCTGTATTAGTATTTTTAGATCCTGCTGTTGCGATACTATTAGATACAGTCTTTACCGGATTTAGACCGACTAGTATGCAAGTAGTAGGGATTATCCTTATATTTGTAGGAATGGCCTTTACTTTTCGAAAAACGAAAGGTGAAAAAATAGTGGTAGAAGAAAAAATGTATTCGGAATTGTAA
- a CDS encoding HD domain-containing protein, with protein MIISDVLYGEFKVDPVVEELILSKSVQRLKGIHQTGASYLVNKEWNVTRFDHSVGVMLLVKKLGGSVEEQIAGLLHDVSHTAFSHVIDYVFDNRNESYHEEIFSSVVKNSEIPAILAKYGYNYEDILLDDSKWTLLERSAPELCADRVDYTLRDMYTYGYISLEEAHSFLEDVIEVNGKMVLQNIEMAEWFTETYYKEVIDFFMQPMNSYGNDMLAKTLKLALHKKVIHADDFLLEDDELILKLQQCSDSEVHALLSKVHPNVKVKEDKNDYDLYQKNKVRLIDPPLLCEGEVVPSSVVSENIRQMSDSAYEQAVRGMYVKVVSD; from the coding sequence GTGATCATATCAGATGTGCTATACGGAGAATTTAAAGTCGATCCAGTAGTAGAAGAATTAATCTTAAGTAAGTCTGTGCAAAGACTAAAAGGTATTCATCAAACTGGCGCAAGTTATTTAGTGAACAAGGAATGGAATGTAACGCGCTTTGATCATTCAGTTGGTGTTATGTTGTTAGTTAAAAAGCTAGGTGGTTCAGTAGAAGAGCAAATTGCAGGTTTACTGCACGACGTATCACATACTGCTTTTTCTCATGTGATTGATTACGTTTTTGATAATAGAAATGAAAGTTATCATGAAGAGATATTTAGTTCTGTTGTGAAAAACTCAGAAATTCCAGCGATTCTTGCAAAGTATGGCTATAACTATGAAGATATTTTATTAGATGATTCGAAGTGGACGTTACTGGAACGGTCAGCGCCCGAATTATGCGCAGATCGAGTGGATTATACGTTACGAGATATGTATACATATGGGTATATTTCTTTAGAAGAAGCTCACAGTTTTTTAGAAGATGTAATTGAAGTAAACGGAAAAATGGTCCTTCAAAACATCGAAATGGCAGAGTGGTTTACAGAAACGTATTACAAAGAAGTCATCGATTTCTTTATGCAACCAATGAATAGTTACGGAAATGATATGTTAGCTAAGACGCTAAAGTTAGCTCTACACAAAAAGGTTATTCATGCAGATGATTTTCTTCTTGAAGATGATGAGCTTATTTTGAAATTGCAGCAATGTAGTGATTCAGAAGTACATGCTTTATTAAGCAAAGTTCATCCGAATGTAAAAGTAAAAGAAGATAAAAACGATTATGATTTGTATCAGAAAAATAAAGTACGTCTTATTGATCCACCGTTACTTTGTGAGGGGGAAGTCGTTCCATCGTCTGTTGTGTCAGAAAACATAAGACAGATGAGTGATAGCGCTTATGAACAAGCGGTGAGAGGGATGTATGTGAAAGTGGTTTCAGATTAA
- a CDS encoding sensor histidine kinase codes for MNFNKRLIIQFILQHVFVLVTLLIAVVAAFTYLIFLVTSTSYEPNIPDADNFMIARYISSEDGNISLKSEVKDLIKEKNDWIQVVEENGKVLYHFNTPSDVPTSYTKASLFSYIQNHIENPYTFTYWEIELEEKNVLVIYGGMLKSNALLKTIQKAHPSVSTDSFTLTEEEQQLLSKEKATLQIFNSKGDEVFSYPNGKKKTFSVIQAALNEREPWNHKENTSSFYDTNSNHLLVVTAKNEHYYPDDEIDDVFTKKFLIGCGLILLIVFVYLVILSIWYGNKFGKPLLHAMRWLKNIAGGKYEEPVSKKGKPIRFRKSGKEKWSFRLFSDVTNSLEHLSITLKKNDAMRQVLQQTREEWITGLTHDLKTPLSSIYGYALLLESKQYNWTDRDIQQFGSVMKEKSQYMTTLIDDLSLTYQLKNNSLPAQHVNIEMNQFVQKVLLQFINNPTLQNQNIEFVPSSNKIQYFIEEKWFQRIIENLLVNAVKHNNETTNVIVKLSQNATSFTLSISDNGKGMDDKTKELLFERYYRGTNTEESNIGTGLGLAITKQLVHAHNGAISIDSELGKGTTIILVFPFCS; via the coding sequence ATGAACTTTAATAAACGACTTATTATCCAGTTTATACTGCAACACGTATTTGTTTTAGTTACATTACTAATTGCTGTAGTAGCTGCTTTCACTTATTTAATTTTTCTCGTTACTAGTACTTCATATGAACCGAACATTCCAGATGCTGATAATTTTATGATTGCAAGATACATCTCTTCAGAAGATGGCAATATTTCGTTAAAATCTGAAGTAAAAGACTTAATTAAAGAGAAAAATGATTGGATTCAAGTTGTCGAGGAAAACGGAAAAGTTCTCTATCACTTTAATACACCTAGTGACGTACCAACATCTTATACGAAAGCATCTTTATTCTCGTATATACAAAATCATATAGAAAATCCTTATACATTTACATATTGGGAAATTGAATTAGAAGAAAAGAACGTACTCGTTATTTACGGCGGCATGTTAAAAAGCAATGCATTACTGAAAACAATTCAGAAAGCGCACCCTTCTGTATCTACCGATTCGTTCACATTAACAGAAGAAGAACAACAGTTACTTTCTAAAGAAAAAGCAACACTTCAAATCTTTAATAGTAAGGGCGATGAAGTATTCTCCTATCCAAACGGAAAGAAAAAAACGTTTTCTGTTATACAAGCTGCTCTTAATGAAAGGGAACCGTGGAATCATAAAGAAAACACGTCTAGCTTTTACGACACAAATAGCAATCATCTCCTTGTTGTAACGGCAAAAAATGAGCACTACTACCCAGACGATGAAATAGACGATGTATTTACTAAAAAGTTTCTAATCGGATGCGGATTAATCCTTCTTATCGTATTTGTTTATTTAGTCATTCTTTCTATTTGGTACGGTAATAAATTTGGAAAACCGTTATTACATGCGATGCGCTGGCTTAAAAATATTGCTGGTGGAAAGTACGAAGAGCCTGTTAGTAAAAAAGGGAAACCTATCAGGTTCAGGAAATCGGGTAAAGAAAAATGGTCATTCCGCTTATTTAGTGATGTTACAAATTCACTAGAGCACCTTTCTATTACACTCAAAAAAAATGATGCAATGAGGCAAGTACTGCAGCAAACACGTGAAGAATGGATTACTGGTCTAACGCACGATTTAAAAACACCACTAAGTTCTATATACGGCTACGCATTATTACTAGAATCAAAACAGTATAACTGGACTGATCGTGACATTCAGCAATTCGGCAGCGTTATGAAAGAGAAATCTCAATATATGACCACACTAATTGATGACTTAAGCTTAACGTATCAATTAAAGAATAATAGTCTTCCTGCGCAGCACGTAAACATTGAAATGAATCAATTCGTCCAAAAAGTATTATTACAATTCATTAATAATCCGACACTTCAAAATCAAAATATTGAATTCGTACCAAGCTCAAACAAAATTCAATATTTCATTGAAGAAAAATGGTTCCAACGCATTATCGAAAACTTACTCGTAAACGCTGTAAAACATAATAATGAAACAACTAATGTCATTGTAAAGCTTTCACAAAATGCTACTTCATTCACACTCTCTATTTCAGATAACGGAAAAGGAATGGATGATAAAACGAAAGAGCTTCTATTTGAGCGATATTACAGAGGAACAAATACAGAAGAAAGCAACATCGGAACTGGACTTGGCCTCGCTATTACAAAGCAACTCGTTCATGCTCATAACGGAGCGATTTCTATTGATAGTGAACTAGGAAAAGGAACGACAATTATACTTGTGTTTCCGTTTTGTTCGTAG
- a CDS encoding M48 family metallopeptidase, with protein MRKVIGWSLFLYVGFALFIYWYLFGWSHELIPDMYKGTSADPETFMNARELTLSQDYSRVKNLLYFLATPLEWIILLFVLVLGVSKKFEKWSKETTKISVLQVAIYFFYLSLLTTVLALPMQWISRKVSVDYGISTQSTQSWIKDHVIGFWESYATMLIVVAVLLWLIRKFPKRWWLAGWALSVPFTIFLTFIQPVVIDPLYNDFSTLKNKELETKILAIADKADIPAKHVYEVNMSEKTNALNAYVTGIGPNARIVMWDTTLKQLKDKEILFIMAHEMGHYVMKHIYWGVASYVLLSFIGMYLISRIINMCIRKWGDTLQVSKAACFSILPLFFLISSVLSFASQPATNYVSRIEERAADQYALDMTKDGKSGVKTFQYLSKTSLSQVNPPALVKFFLYTHPPIFERIHAFEQYEKQSKKK; from the coding sequence GTGAGGAAGGTTATTGGGTGGTCGCTTTTTTTGTACGTTGGGTTTGCGTTATTTATATATTGGTATTTATTTGGATGGAGTCATGAACTGATTCCGGACATGTATAAAGGAACGAGTGCAGATCCAGAAACGTTTATGAATGCAAGAGAGCTTACGCTAAGCCAAGATTATTCGCGCGTGAAAAATTTACTGTACTTTTTAGCGACGCCTCTAGAATGGATTATATTATTGTTTGTACTTGTGCTCGGTGTTTCGAAAAAGTTTGAGAAATGGTCGAAGGAAACGACGAAAATAAGTGTTCTGCAAGTTGCGATTTATTTCTTTTATTTATCACTACTCACAACAGTTCTTGCCTTGCCGATGCAATGGATTAGCCGAAAAGTGTCCGTTGATTACGGCATTTCAACGCAAAGTACACAAAGCTGGATAAAAGATCACGTTATCGGTTTTTGGGAAAGTTATGCGACGATGTTAATTGTAGTTGCCGTTCTGTTATGGCTTATCCGTAAATTCCCGAAGAGATGGTGGCTAGCAGGGTGGGCGCTCTCTGTACCATTTACAATCTTTTTAACATTTATACAGCCTGTCGTTATTGATCCACTTTATAACGACTTTTCGACGCTGAAAAATAAGGAATTAGAAACGAAAATTTTAGCGATAGCAGATAAAGCGGACATTCCTGCTAAACACGTGTATGAAGTAAATATGTCAGAGAAAACGAATGCGTTAAATGCATATGTAACAGGAATTGGCCCTAACGCTCGTATTGTAATGTGGGATACAACGCTTAAGCAATTAAAAGATAAAGAGATTTTATTTATAATGGCCCATGAAATGGGGCATTACGTTATGAAACATATATATTGGGGCGTTGCGAGTTATGTATTGTTATCGTTTATAGGGATGTATCTCATTAGTCGTATTATAAATATGTGTATTCGAAAATGGGGAGATACGCTGCAAGTTTCAAAAGCAGCATGTTTCTCAATTTTACCTTTATTTTTCTTAATTTCTTCTGTACTCTCTTTTGCATCACAGCCAGCAACAAACTATGTTTCTCGTATAGAAGAACGAGCGGCAGATCAATATGCTTTAGACATGACGAAAGACGGGAAATCCGGTGTAAAGACGTTTCAATATTTATCAAAAACGAGCTTAAGCCAAGTAAATCCGCCTGCGTTAGTAAAATTTTTCTTATATACACACCCACCAATTTTTGAAAGAATTCATGCGTTTGAACAATATGAGAAACAAAGCAAAAAGAAGTAG
- a CDS encoding RNA polymerase sigma factor yields the protein MKRKQSLEEIYSEHMQDLFRYLLSLTGDSHFAEDLMQETFYRMLVHIDYYKGEEIRPWLFTIAYNAFIDWYRKEKRYKTTTITEFHLPNVPSTEHSYFIKHEIASWLDRLSSLPLERRNVLLLRDYYGFSYKEIAVMTGLSLAKVKIELHRGRKEMKSIKE from the coding sequence GTGAAACGTAAACAATCATTAGAAGAAATTTACTCAGAACATATGCAAGATTTATTTCGCTATCTTCTCTCCCTAACCGGAGATTCCCATTTTGCTGAAGATCTCATGCAAGAAACATTTTACCGAATGCTCGTCCATATTGACTATTATAAAGGAGAAGAAATTAGGCCGTGGTTATTTACGATTGCCTACAACGCCTTTATCGATTGGTATCGAAAAGAAAAAAGATATAAAACGACGACAATTACAGAATTCCATTTACCAAACGTGCCAAGTACAGAGCACTCTTATTTCATAAAACATGAGATTGCTAGTTGGTTAGACCGTTTATCTTCTCTTCCGCTCGAGAGACGAAATGTTCTGTTACTACGAGATTACTACGGATTCTCTTATAAGGAAATAGCAGTGATGACTGGTCTCTCACTAGCAAAAGTGAAAATTGAATTACACCGTGGTCGAAAAGAAATGAAAAGCATAAAGGAGTGA
- a CDS encoding S-layer homology domain-containing protein, translating to MKKKILKVATALTIMGGVAFSAEGATAKAELAAKPQQASQAIFKDVPAGHWSYEAIQTLAEQEIMLGYGNGVFGFGHNVTREQVAALIYRALDLDEEFGEDEELESPYNDIVDDNSTMFPFEVLAVTELGIFTGDEKGNFRPKDTLTRAEMAQVLTRAFGLQVQGLAGFKDVPKGHWAENAINAVGSNGISVGDGNGNFAPNMKVTREQYAQFLFRAL from the coding sequence TTGAAGAAAAAAATTCTAAAAGTAGCAACAGCTTTAACAATTATGGGTGGAGTAGCATTTAGTGCTGAAGGGGCTACAGCAAAAGCTGAATTAGCTGCAAAGCCACAACAAGCAAGTCAAGCAATTTTTAAAGATGTACCAGCAGGACATTGGTCTTATGAAGCAATTCAAACTTTAGCAGAACAAGAAATTATGCTTGGTTATGGAAATGGTGTGTTCGGTTTTGGACATAACGTAACTCGTGAACAAGTAGCTGCTTTAATTTATCGTGCACTTGATCTTGATGAAGAATTTGGTGAAGATGAGGAATTAGAAAGCCCGTATAATGATATTGTTGATGATAACTCAACGATGTTTCCTTTCGAAGTGTTAGCAGTAACAGAATTAGGTATCTTTACAGGTGACGAGAAAGGAAACTTCAGACCAAAAGATACGTTAACACGTGCAGAAATGGCGCAAGTTCTTACGAGAGCATTTGGATTACAGGTACAAGGACTAGCAGGATTTAAAGATGTACCAAAGGGACATTGGGCAGAAAATGCGATTAATGCAGTAGGTTCAAATGGTATTTCAGTAGGAGATGGGAATGGTAACTTCGCTCCGAACATGAAAGTAACACGTGAACAATATGCGCAGTTCTTATTTAGAGCGCTTTAA
- a CDS encoding anti-sigma factor, which yields MGCTAFKKLWERYENGTLTHNEQELLENHIETCEECEAYLDQLLSKSEPIKKKLPPQKLKVPFWKIKWKQRWQTVSFVLAVCIAIYFVGHFSSSLYFYNMKKLVEVDEIPALALEATIPNSRSAGGSTKIKPFFRTENEMNLVKTVGKKEMPIGTVTTRSFLSSVTDTNQSWANKPYSKKLSFVHPKIKQDDHLKEISKKVWSTLGKIHEGTVAEVAISFDKPYTLQELESILYSAFEAQEMPPTPLWYALDTGQERIDEEDFILHDGEVIGFSEHINLPDNEAKRPKTKEDEVIEMMRILSTHKETVSKTTRTSEKELNLDKRYEYVKDNGVKVYGIVITGPSKELLKLQNSPHVRYATLGDIEVWNWFNQ from the coding sequence ATGGGTTGTACAGCATTTAAAAAACTATGGGAGAGATACGAAAACGGAACGCTCACGCATAATGAACAAGAACTGTTAGAAAATCATATTGAGACATGTGAAGAATGCGAGGCTTACTTAGATCAATTGCTTTCGAAGAGTGAACCAATAAAGAAAAAACTACCACCACAAAAACTGAAAGTCCCATTTTGGAAAATAAAATGGAAACAACGTTGGCAAACCGTTAGTTTTGTCCTTGCCGTTTGTATTGCAATCTATTTTGTTGGTCATTTTTCATCTTCTCTTTACTTCTATAATATGAAAAAGTTAGTCGAAGTAGATGAGATTCCAGCACTCGCACTAGAAGCAACAATTCCAAATAGTCGTTCCGCTGGAGGCAGTACAAAGATTAAACCCTTTTTCCGTACAGAAAATGAAATGAATTTAGTTAAAACGGTCGGTAAAAAAGAAATGCCAATTGGTACAGTAACAACGCGTAGTTTCTTATCATCTGTAACTGACACAAATCAATCATGGGCAAATAAACCCTATTCCAAAAAACTTTCCTTTGTTCACCCGAAAATCAAGCAAGATGATCATTTGAAAGAAATCTCTAAAAAAGTTTGGAGTACACTCGGAAAGATACATGAGGGCACCGTTGCAGAAGTAGCAATATCTTTTGACAAACCTTACACTTTACAAGAGTTAGAATCCATTCTATATAGCGCATTTGAAGCACAAGAAATGCCGCCAACTCCTTTATGGTACGCTTTAGACACAGGGCAAGAAAGAATAGATGAAGAAGATTTCATTCTACATGACGGAGAGGTTATCGGATTTTCAGAACATATAAATCTCCCTGATAATGAAGCAAAACGACCGAAGACAAAAGAAGATGAAGTAATCGAAATGATGCGCATTCTTTCTACACATAAAGAAACTGTAAGTAAAACTACTCGGACTTCTGAAAAAGAGCTGAACTTAGATAAACGTTATGAGTATGTAAAAGATAACGGTGTGAAAGTATACGGGATCGTCATTACCGGACCGTCGAAAGAGTTATTAAAATTACAAAACTCGCCTCACGTACGTTATGCGACTCTTGGAGATATTGAGGTTTGGAATTGGTTTAATCAGTGA
- a CDS encoding response regulator transcription factor translates to MYEANILLVDDETAILQLLTTILEKEGFSHITTATSAEMALSLTQQNDYDLIILDVMLPGQSGFDICPIIRQKTDCPIFFLTAKTSDLDKISGFSHGADDYITKPFNPLEVVARMKAQLRRHMKQVMPHEQKAHSSSFGRFEIDRYSAELTVNGRVVECSAQLFQLLLFFCENPNYVFSKEEIYEKVWEAPAYNGDDNTVMVHIRKLREKIEQDPSKPEYIKTVRGLGYKFITK, encoded by the coding sequence ATGTATGAAGCAAATATTTTGCTCGTTGATGATGAAACAGCAATTTTACAATTACTAACTACCATTCTTGAAAAAGAAGGTTTTTCTCATATTACAACTGCAACATCAGCTGAAATGGCTTTATCTCTCACTCAGCAAAACGATTACGATTTAATTATTTTAGATGTCATGCTTCCTGGACAATCTGGTTTTGATATTTGTCCAATCATTCGTCAAAAAACAGATTGTCCTATCTTCTTCCTCACAGCTAAAACATCTGATTTAGATAAAATATCTGGATTTTCACACGGTGCAGATGATTATATTACGAAGCCATTTAATCCACTTGAAGTGGTAGCTCGTATGAAAGCACAACTCCGAAGACATATGAAGCAAGTCATGCCACACGAACAAAAAGCACACTCTAGTTCATTTGGCAGATTTGAAATTGATCGATATTCCGCAGAGCTTACAGTAAATGGGCGTGTTGTCGAATGTTCCGCCCAGCTATTTCAGCTATTACTCTTCTTTTGCGAGAATCCGAACTACGTATTTTCAAAAGAAGAAATATACGAGAAAGTTTGGGAAGCACCTGCCTACAATGGAGATGACAATACCGTTATGGTCCACATTCGAAAACTGCGTGAAAAAATTGAACAAGACCCAAGTAAACCAGAATATATAAAAACCGTTCGCGGACTTGGCTATAAGTTCATTACAAAGTAG
- a CDS encoding S-layer homology domain-containing protein produces MKKNMLRIMATVTIMGGLFVSTNVPNVKAEEYPEMIVFDDVPVNHWAYDDIMDVVYNKVMLGYGNGKFGVGDNVTREQVAAVLYRTLNLKKEGPLKNPYKDISERATFFLDEILVLTKHGIFEGDEKGNFRPAAPVTRAETAQILTKAFTFEVKKNHTFKDVPNNHWAKNAISALQSNHVIVGTGNGKFEPNKVVTREQYATFLNKAVFYFPVKDENYE; encoded by the coding sequence ATGAAGAAGAACATGTTACGTATAATGGCAACGGTAACTATTATGGGCGGCTTGTTTGTAAGTACGAATGTTCCAAACGTAAAAGCAGAAGAATATCCAGAAATGATTGTATTTGATGATGTTCCAGTAAACCACTGGGCATATGACGATATAATGGACGTAGTATACAATAAAGTAATGTTAGGCTATGGAAATGGTAAGTTTGGTGTAGGAGATAATGTAACACGAGAACAAGTAGCTGCAGTACTCTATCGTACATTGAATTTGAAAAAAGAAGGACCTTTAAAAAATCCATACAAAGATATTTCAGAGAGGGCTACATTCTTTTTAGATGAAATTTTAGTATTAACAAAGCATGGTATTTTTGAAGGCGATGAAAAAGGAAATTTTAGACCAGCCGCACCAGTAACACGTGCAGAAACGGCGCAAATTCTTACGAAGGCATTTACATTTGAAGTGAAGAAGAACCATACATTTAAAGATGTACCAAATAATCATTGGGCAAAAAATGCGATTAGTGCACTGCAGTCTAATCATGTCATAGTAGGAACAGGGAATGGGAAATTTGAACCGAATAAAGTTGTAACACGTGAGCAATATGCAACGTTTTTAAATAAAGCTGTTTTTTATTTTCCAGTAAAAGATGAGAATTATGAATGA
- a CDS encoding CPBP family intramembrane glutamic endopeptidase: MNPFQTMRARYFLIVFTLLTLVARASNELIEHTFHMQNSTFINILIFYILPMTWIFFEYRKYRVSFSLFINKNETFNLVQVLYITIMLCVFSYGYLILYMYSFAWITPAFIMNALREPIIDSTGGYVYQVIMVVFIAPIIGEFVFRGFLLQRFAAKWGTSIAIIVVAILFALLHVDFLGAVVFSVVLSIVYIRTNSLLMPIAIHMLNNAFVISLSFLINKEEIMSFADFSNYTTFFPGLIIFITGLNLVLIFLFVNRKYWSKEMPAIYVEQENSFSDVVGSK; the protein is encoded by the coding sequence GTGAATCCGTTTCAAACGATGCGAGCTAGATATTTTTTAATTGTATTTACACTATTAACGTTAGTTGCAAGAGCCAGTAATGAATTGATAGAACATACATTTCATATGCAAAATTCTACTTTTATAAATATCCTTATATTCTATATCCTGCCGATGACGTGGATTTTTTTTGAGTATAGAAAATATCGTGTTTCATTTTCATTATTTATTAATAAAAATGAAACATTTAACCTGGTGCAAGTTTTATACATTACGATTATGTTATGCGTGTTTAGTTATGGATATCTTATTTTATACATGTATAGTTTTGCATGGATTACACCAGCATTTATTATGAACGCATTACGTGAACCGATCATAGATAGCACTGGGGGATATGTCTATCAAGTTATTATGGTCGTGTTCATCGCACCAATTATTGGTGAATTTGTTTTTCGAGGATTTTTACTACAACGCTTTGCAGCAAAATGGGGAACGAGTATAGCGATCATTGTAGTAGCGATATTATTTGCATTGTTACACGTTGATTTCCTAGGTGCAGTTGTATTTAGCGTTGTACTATCAATCGTATATATTCGTACGAATAGTTTACTCATGCCAATTGCTATTCACATGTTAAACAATGCATTTGTAATTAGTCTTTCTTTTTTAATAAATAAAGAAGAGATAATGAGTTTTGCAGATTTCTCAAATTATACGACGTTCTTTCCAGGGCTTATTATTTTTATAACAGGATTAAACTTAGTACTCATCTTCTTATTTGTTAACCGCAAATATTGGAGTAAAGAAATGCCCGCTATATATGTAGAGCAGGAAAACAGCTTTTCAGACGTAGTGGGGAGTAAATGA